The Clupea harengus chromosome 26, Ch_v2.0.2, whole genome shotgun sequence region ATAGTGAAACACCACCTCTGCCCAGTGTAATACCTCCACCTTTATAGTGAAACACCACCTCTGCCCAGTGTAATACCTCCACCTTTATAGTGAAACACCACCTCTGCCTAGTGTAATACCTCCACCTTTATAGTGAAACACCACCTCTGCCCAGTGTAATACCTCTACCTTTATAGTGAAACACCACCTCTGCCCAGTGTAATACCTCCACCTCTTTATCTGCCAGAGTGCCACAACCAGCTCCATTACCACATTCTTGATGGCAATGTGACCTGCGGGGCGAGAGGAGTTTACCCAGAGGCCCACATCCACTGGTTCCAGGGACCCCAGAACCTCACCCACTCCTCAGTCTCCCATCCCAGCATACCGGCTGAGGATGGCACCTTTGAGGTAGCCAGCACCCTTCCCCACCAACACCAGTCGGCTTTGAACTGTTCCCTGTGGTCCCCCAGCACTGGCAGGTTGCTCAGCAGCATACAGATGTCTCCACCGGCGTCCCCTCCACAGTCACGAGACACATTCTCCAGGGCAACATCTTTTGGAGCTGTTGGGACAACCGTGACACTTTTTGCAGTAGCACTCATTCTATTGTAAATATGTTGTTTTAGAAAGTTGTATTCTTTGTGCATAAAATGAGATTGTCTGCTAattgactgaatgtaaatgtaaatgactgaGTAGTATGCGACATCAAGTGTCGTAACTAGTTCTGATTTTCTACGGACAGGTCTGAATGTGTTAATTTTGTTCACAGCCGATGTCTCTATGCTGTAGCTCAGTATCACAAGGGTAGTGATGGTGGATACTGAAGTAGATCCTgtacttttttttgctgtacAACACTGACCCCTGCTGGTTGGAATACACATTCAAAAATCATTTCTGATTTGCAGGTGCAATCAGAAAGAAGACTGAATACATTTCTCACTTGTTTGCAAACATACAGTAGAAATTAGAATAGTTAAAATGCCTAAAATTATC contains the following coding sequences:
- the LOC116219901 gene encoding uncharacterized protein LOC116219901, whose amino-acid sequence is MSCKITSQDEPSISMFAWISPGRATLCELDENGGVVVSDSAVSCTYRDKQLDLTIRHTKPIHEGRYICKLRSNLGGKHSYTQLKLQECHNQLHYHILDGNVTCGARGVYPEAHIHWFQGPQNLTHSSVSHPSIPAEDGTFEVASTLPHQHQSALNCSLWSPSTGRLLSSIQMSPPASPPQSRDTFSRATSFGAVGTTVTLFAVALILL